The Hymenobacter baengnokdamensis genome includes a region encoding these proteins:
- a CDS encoding NAD(P)/FAD-dependent oxidoreductase, producing MISIDYTASRLTVLLVGGGLAGLVAALDLARRGHRVVVVERRPYPFHRVCGEYVSNEVLPYLRRLGADPASLNPAGIRRFGLSSPVGRMLASPLDLGGFGISRYELDHFLYQRALAQGVEFLFATVADVAFDAAADHHTVTLADGRQLRARLVLGTYGKRSALDRQLGRPFFGQRSPYLGVKYHLQLPGFARDVIELHNFRDGYAGISAIEADKLCFCYLTTRANLKAAGGTIAALESEVLARNPRLADILNNAKKLYSQPEVINEISFAPKQPVEQHLLMVGDAAGLITPLCGNGMAMALHGAALAAPLADRFLRGQLPRPALEAAYARAWRQQFGTRLRVGRAVQRLFGGPVLSELAVGGLRHWPAAVRTLMRQTHGKPFS from the coding sequence GTGATTTCAATCGATTATACCGCCTCGCGCCTTACGGTGCTGCTCGTGGGCGGCGGCCTGGCCGGGCTGGTGGCCGCCCTCGACCTGGCCCGCCGCGGCCACCGCGTGGTAGTGGTAGAGCGGCGGCCGTATCCCTTTCATCGGGTGTGCGGCGAGTATGTGAGCAATGAGGTGCTGCCCTACCTGCGCCGGCTCGGGGCCGACCCGGCCAGCCTGAACCCCGCCGGGATTCGCCGGTTTGGGCTTTCGTCGCCGGTCGGACGAATGTTGGCCAGCCCGCTCGACCTGGGCGGCTTTGGGATAAGTCGCTATGAGCTCGACCATTTTTTATACCAGCGGGCCCTGGCCCAGGGCGTGGAGTTTCTGTTTGCCACTGTGGCCGATGTGGCGTTTGACGCGGCTGCCGACCACCACACCGTAACCCTGGCCGATGGGCGCCAGCTGCGGGCGCGGCTCGTGCTGGGCACCTACGGCAAGCGCAGCGCCCTCGACCGGCAGCTGGGCCGGCCATTTTTTGGGCAGCGCTCGCCTTACCTCGGCGTAAAATATCACTTGCAGCTGCCCGGCTTTGCCCGCGATGTAATTGAGCTCCACAACTTTCGCGACGGCTACGCCGGCATTTCGGCCATTGAGGCGGATAAGCTCTGCTTTTGCTACCTCACCACCCGCGCCAACTTAAAGGCCGCCGGCGGCACCATTGCGGCGCTTGAAAGCGAGGTGCTGGCCCGCAACCCGCGCCTGGCCGACATCTTGAATAATGCAAAAAAACTATATTCGCAGCCCGAGGTTATCAACGAGATTTCTTTTGCGCCCAAGCAGCCCGTGGAGCAGCACCTGCTGATGGTGGGCGACGCGGCCGGGCTCATTACGCCGCTCTGCGGCAATGGCATGGCCATGGCACTGCACGGCGCCGCGCTGGCCGCCCCGCTGGCCGACCGCTTTCTGCGCGGCCAGCTGCCGCGCCCGGCGCTGGAGGCTGCTTATGCCCGCGCGTGGCGGCAGCAGTTTGGCACCCGGCTGCGGGTGGGGCGGGCGGTGCAGCGGCTATTTGGCGGCCCGGTGCTGAGCGAGCTGGCAGTAGGCGGCCTGCGGCACTGGCCCGCGGCCGTACGCACGCTGATGCGGCAGACCCACGGCAAGCCCTTCTCCTAA
- a CDS encoding type III polyketide synthase, translating into MPSYLGAIGTATPAHRLAQPTIADFMAGALALDEGGTRKLRALYRVSGIEHRHSVLADYGRANGDYDFFPNTPGLEPFPSVSQRMAAYRREALPLALAAAHDSLRQAPGVEAASLTHLITVSCTGMYAPGLDIELVAALGLPASVRRTCVNFMGCYAAVNALRLADSICRADPAARVLVVSVELCTLHFQKSQEEDHLVSNALFADGAAACLVLGEPLPGPAPCLALRAFHCGLAPEGTKDMAWHIGDFGFEMTLSGYVPALIQRGIGQLTADLLKDLPVRREDIKHFALHPGGRKILEAIEQALHLSKHDNRYAYQVLRDYGNMSSATVLFVLRELLAAATPADNGAPVLSCAFGPGLTMEAMLLEIACE; encoded by the coding sequence ATGCCCAGCTACCTGGGTGCCATTGGCACCGCCACGCCCGCTCACCGCCTCGCCCAGCCCACCATAGCCGACTTTATGGCCGGGGCCCTGGCATTGGATGAGGGTGGCACCCGCAAGCTTCGGGCGCTGTACCGAGTGTCGGGCATCGAGCACCGCCACTCCGTGCTGGCCGACTACGGCCGGGCCAACGGCGACTACGACTTTTTTCCGAATACGCCGGGCCTGGAGCCTTTTCCGAGCGTGAGCCAGCGCATGGCTGCCTACCGGCGCGAGGCGCTGCCACTAGCCCTGGCTGCCGCCCACGATTCTTTGCGCCAGGCGCCCGGCGTGGAGGCCGCCAGCCTGACGCACCTCATTACGGTCAGCTGCACCGGCATGTACGCGCCCGGCCTGGATATTGAGCTGGTGGCGGCGCTGGGCCTGCCGGCTTCCGTGCGTCGCACCTGCGTCAACTTCATGGGCTGCTACGCGGCCGTCAATGCGCTGCGCCTCGCCGATAGCATCTGCCGGGCCGACCCGGCCGCCCGCGTGCTGGTGGTGAGCGTGGAGCTATGTACGCTGCACTTCCAGAAAAGCCAGGAGGAAGACCACCTGGTTAGCAACGCGCTCTTTGCCGACGGGGCAGCCGCCTGCCTGGTGCTGGGCGAGCCGCTGCCCGGCCCCGCGCCCTGCCTGGCTTTGCGGGCCTTTCACTGCGGCCTTGCGCCCGAAGGCACCAAGGATATGGCCTGGCACATCGGCGACTTCGGCTTTGAGATGACGCTCTCGGGCTACGTGCCGGCGCTGATTCAGCGCGGTATCGGGCAGCTCACGGCCGATTTGCTAAAAGACCTGCCCGTGCGGCGCGAAGACATCAAGCATTTCGCCCTGCACCCCGGCGGGCGTAAGATTCTGGAAGCCATCGAGCAGGCCCTGCACCTGAGCAAGCACGACAATCGCTACGCCTACCAGGTGCTGCGCGACTACGGCAACATGTCGTCGGCCACGGTGCTTTTTGTGCTGCGCGAGCTGCTGGCCGCCGCCACGCCCGCCGATAACGGGGCGCCCGTGCTCAGCTGCGCCTTCGGGCCTGGGCTGACGATGGAGGCGATGCTGCTGGAAATCGCTTGTGAGTAG
- a CDS encoding carboxypeptidase-like regulatory domain-containing protein, with protein MDYKKKVSVAFLLLLMLTTACMKVPARLPSSKYIIKVFPKKYTKSNPIISGHTDELYPDGSYRPIGLAYISVGKQGVKSDNDGNYSARVSPGKYDVSVRIIGYQPIVVKDVRISKKDSVRIDFHLSADTTKL; from the coding sequence ATGGATTATAAAAAAAAGGTAAGCGTCGCTTTTCTTCTTTTATTAATGCTGACAACAGCTTGTATGAAAGTTCCTGCGCGACTTCCTAGCAGCAAGTATATCATTAAGGTATTCCCTAAAAAATATACAAAGAGTAATCCTATAATCTCGGGCCATACTGACGAGTTATATCCGGATGGGAGTTACCGTCCCATTGGCCTAGCTTATATCTCAGTAGGTAAGCAAGGTGTGAAATCGGATAATGATGGAAATTATTCAGCCAGGGTATCACCTGGCAAATACGATGTTTCTGTCAGGATTATAGGTTATCAACCTATAGTAGTGAAAGATGTGCGAATCAGCAAGAAGGATTCCGTCAGAATAGACTTCCACCTTTCGGCAGATACTACAAAACTATGA
- a CDS encoding methyltransferase domain-containing protein: MNLTARSTAPELMDDLTLATEELRQNLDELETINTWLGGYQPVLGALARLRPCFPAGRPLRLADLGSGGGDTLRHIARWARRRQVPVELTGVDANEFMLGYATQKSAIYPEILYSNFDILSPQFTAQEYDILTASLFCHHFTDAELIGLLRSWQQQAGLAVVINDLHRHPLAYYSIKYLTRLLGGSRLVQNDAPLSVARAFSRADWQRLLAEAGITRYELRWCWAFRWQVIIYNNDVCNA, from the coding sequence ATGAACCTGACCGCCCGCTCCACCGCTCCCGAGCTGATGGATGACCTGACCCTGGCTACCGAAGAGCTGCGGCAAAACCTCGACGAGCTGGAAACTATCAATACCTGGCTGGGCGGCTACCAGCCGGTGCTGGGGGCGCTGGCGCGGCTGCGTCCGTGCTTCCCCGCCGGCCGCCCCCTGCGCCTGGCCGACCTGGGCAGCGGCGGCGGCGATACCCTGCGCCACATAGCCCGCTGGGCCCGCCGCCGGCAGGTGCCCGTCGAGCTTACGGGCGTCGATGCCAACGAGTTTATGCTCGGATACGCTACGCAAAAGAGCGCCATCTACCCCGAGATATTGTATAGTAATTTCGATATATTATCGCCCCAATTCACCGCGCAGGAGTATGATATTCTCACGGCCAGCCTGTTCTGTCACCATTTCACCGATGCCGAGCTGATAGGGTTGCTGCGCAGCTGGCAGCAGCAGGCCGGCCTGGCCGTTGTTATCAACGATTTGCACCGCCACCCGCTGGCCTACTACAGCATCAAGTACCTCACTAGGCTGCTGGGCGGCTCGCGCCTGGTGCAAAATGACGCGCCGCTCTCGGTGGCTCGCGCCTTTTCGCGGGCCGACTGGCAGCGGCTGCTGGCCGAGGCCGGCATTACGCGGTATGAGTTGCGCTGGTGCTGGGCCTTTCGCTGGCAGGTAATAATTTATAATAACGATGTCTGCAATGCGTAA
- a CDS encoding SMP-30/gluconolactonase/LRE family protein, giving the protein MKTSLLMSALLAAGLTAGRPAAPPSFSYPDGVAVDAAGNVYVVDTDNGAVQKVSPTGEVSLVVNTDLSYPTGVAVSATGLVYVADAGSHSIKQVSAAGKVTTLVQSHSLVYPAAVAVDAEGNVYVADTGAGPNTGSVQKITPRGGISTLASGLNKPAGIAVSAHGTVYVADTDNNTIREISLTGQVHLLADDFNHPRGLAVEADGGVLVADTYSNCIRRVSPTGEVTLLAEGFKFPAGVATDGTGAVYVTDTGSGTLRKISPTGQVSTLANTPTATNSADTAVIDSVRNSKVIGSAAKQ; this is encoded by the coding sequence ATGAAGACGTCTTTACTCATGAGTGCCCTACTGGCAGCGGGCCTGACCGCCGGCCGGCCAGCGGCACCGCCATCGTTCAGTTACCCCGACGGGGTAGCTGTCGATGCGGCGGGCAATGTGTACGTAGTCGATACCGACAACGGCGCCGTGCAAAAGGTAAGCCCGACCGGGGAAGTATCGCTCGTAGTCAATACCGACCTTTCTTACCCGACCGGCGTGGCCGTTAGCGCCACGGGTCTGGTGTACGTGGCCGATGCCGGCAGCCACAGCATTAAGCAGGTAAGCGCAGCCGGTAAGGTAACGACGCTGGTCCAGAGCCATAGCCTGGTGTATCCGGCCGCCGTGGCCGTCGATGCCGAAGGCAATGTGTACGTGGCCGACACCGGGGCAGGGCCTAATACCGGCTCGGTGCAAAAAATAACCCCGCGCGGGGGAATCAGCACGCTGGCCAGCGGCCTCAACAAGCCGGCCGGCATTGCCGTGAGCGCGCACGGCACCGTATACGTGGCCGACACCGACAATAATACTATTCGGGAAATCAGTCTTACCGGCCAGGTTCATCTGCTGGCCGATGACTTTAACCACCCGCGTGGCCTGGCGGTAGAAGCCGATGGCGGGGTACTGGTAGCCGACACCTACAGCAACTGCATCCGGCGGGTGAGCCCGACCGGCGAGGTGACGCTGCTGGCCGAAGGCTTTAAGTTTCCGGCGGGCGTGGCGACTGATGGGACGGGGGCCGTATATGTGACGGATACCGGCAGTGGCACGCTGCGCAAAATCAGCCCAACCGGGCAGGTATCTACGCTGGCGAACACTCCAACGGCCACCAACTCGGCCGACACGGCGGTTATCGACTCGGTTAGAAATTCCAAGGTTATCGGCTCGGCCGCCAAGCAATAA
- a CDS encoding NAD(P)-dependent oxidoreductase, with translation MPFPTLLGLLREGRTPPDRRVALTPKKCVELQDTYPGLRVRVQPSPHRAFADQEYRDLGIEVSEDMAGCEVLLGVKEVPVSELIANKAYLFFSHTIKKQPRNRELLQAVLNKHITLIDYELLTNAAGERVVAFGHWAGIVGAYNGLLTYGRKHGLYQLKPAWQCVDMEDMQEEFFKVKHLPPIKIAVTGTGRVGRGAVEVLGRMGIRRVSVYDYLYLNFSEPVYTQLGSSDYNRRRDGRVWDTANFHHEPAAYESAFAKFIPVTDLLIACAYWHPAAPRLFSESDTRQPDFKLNTIADVTCDVNGSIPLTKRSSTIEEPAFDCNPSTGALEPPYSRAENITLMAVDNLPCELPRNASRDFSRQLLDQALPPLMNGDPAGVLARATIAAAGQLCPRFAYLRDYVA, from the coding sequence ATGCCTTTTCCCACCCTGCTTGGCCTGCTGCGCGAAGGCCGCACGCCGCCCGACCGCCGCGTGGCGCTCACCCCTAAAAAATGCGTGGAGCTGCAAGACACCTACCCCGGACTGCGGGTGCGGGTGCAGCCCAGCCCGCACCGCGCCTTCGCCGACCAGGAGTATCGCGACCTGGGCATCGAGGTCAGCGAGGATATGGCAGGCTGCGAGGTATTGCTCGGTGTAAAAGAGGTGCCCGTATCGGAGCTGATTGCCAATAAAGCCTACCTCTTCTTTTCGCACACTATCAAAAAGCAGCCCCGCAACCGCGAGCTGCTGCAAGCTGTTCTCAACAAGCATATTACCCTGATTGATTATGAGCTGCTAACTAACGCAGCCGGCGAGCGCGTAGTGGCTTTCGGGCACTGGGCGGGCATTGTGGGCGCGTATAATGGCCTGCTTACCTACGGCCGCAAGCACGGGCTATATCAGCTTAAGCCGGCCTGGCAATGCGTTGATATGGAGGATATGCAGGAGGAGTTTTTTAAGGTAAAACACCTGCCGCCCATCAAGATTGCCGTAACCGGCACGGGCCGCGTGGGGCGGGGCGCGGTGGAGGTGCTGGGCCGCATGGGCATCCGGCGCGTGAGCGTGTACGACTACCTGTACCTCAATTTTAGCGAGCCGGTGTATACCCAGCTGGGCAGCTCCGACTACAACCGCCGCCGCGACGGCCGGGTGTGGGACACGGCCAACTTTCACCACGAGCCCGCAGCCTACGAATCGGCGTTTGCGAAGTTCATCCCGGTTACCGACCTGCTCATTGCCTGCGCGTACTGGCATCCGGCCGCGCCGCGCTTGTTTTCGGAGTCCGATACCCGGCAGCCGGATTTTAAGCTGAACACTATTGCCGACGTAACCTGTGATGTCAACGGCTCTATTCCGCTCACCAAGCGCAGCAGCACTATCGAAGAGCCGGCTTTCGACTGCAACCCCAGCACCGGGGCTCTGGAACCGCCGTATTCACGCGCCGAAAACATCACCCTGATGGCCGTCGATAACCTGCCCTGCGAGCTGCCGCGCAATGCCAGCCGCGATTTCAGCCGCCAGCTGCTCGACCAGGCGCTGCCGCCACTTATGAACGGCGACCCGGCCGGCGTGCTGGCCCGCGCCACTATTGCCGCGGCCGGGCAGCTGTGCCCGCGCTTCGCTTACCTGCGCGACTACGTAGCGTAA
- the gcvP gene encoding aminomethyl-transferring glycine dehydrogenase, whose amino-acid sequence MSFRFKPADVFETRHNAPSQADQQAMLQAVGAESVAQLIAETVPPAIRLSKGLALPPALTERQFLKRFKQIAGQNKVFKSYIGLGYHDTTLPPVIQRNILENPGWYTAYTPYQAEIAQGRLEALINYQTLIINLTGLPIANASLLDEATAAAEALHMLHSQTRKKNASKFFVSEQVLPQTIDVLRTRATPLGIELVVGDHRTADLSDEALFGAIVQYPGANGTIFDYQEFIDTAHQHDLFVVMAADLLALTLLTSPGELGADVCVGSSQRFGVPMGFGGPHAGFFSCKDQFKRVIPGRIIGQSVDAAGNKAYRMALQTREQHIRREKATSNICTAQVLLSVLAGMFAVYHGPKGIRQFAVNTHLFTQILEAELKGLGVEQLNANYFDTLSLRLESHELQQALKTEAEAAGLNFRYYEDTLVGISLHQNVEFDDVRDIVDVFAKVLGKEVATSTAPTVEAELTLSWPTSLQRTSEYLTHPVFNSHHAEHEMLRYMKHLENKDLSLAHSMIPLGSCTMKLNATAEMIPVTWPEIGQLHPFAPADQTLGYQQIIKDLQAWLCEVTGFAAVSLQPNSGAQGEYAGLLAIRGYHEGRGDTHRTVALIPASAHGTNPASAVMAGMQVIVVKSTEDGNIDVADLRAKAEQYADRLSCLMVTYPSTHGVYEETIIEICALIHQHGGRVYMDGANMNAQVGLTSPAAIGADVCHLNLHKTFCIPHGGGGPGVGPIGVVADLIPYLPGHAVVPVEGRNHGAVSAAPYGSASILPISYAYISMMGGDGITRATELAILNANYIKARLEEHYPVLYTGHQGRCAHEMILDCRHFKKAGIEVEDIAKRLMDYGFHAPTVSFPVAGTLMVEPTESESKQELDRFCEAMISIRKEIAEVEAGRADQKENVLKHAPHTAAVVLTEAWTRPYTREQAVYPLPYVRLAKFWPSVSRIDSAYGDRNLICSCTPMEEYADEAEQLVATDKGPSY is encoded by the coding sequence ATGTCGTTTAGATTCAAGCCCGCCGACGTGTTTGAAACCCGCCACAACGCGCCCAGCCAAGCCGACCAGCAAGCCATGCTGCAAGCCGTTGGGGCCGAGTCAGTGGCCCAGCTCATCGCCGAAACGGTGCCGCCTGCCATTCGCCTCTCGAAAGGCCTGGCTCTGCCTCCGGCCCTGACCGAGCGCCAGTTTCTGAAGCGCTTCAAGCAGATTGCCGGCCAAAACAAGGTGTTCAAGAGCTATATCGGCCTGGGCTACCACGACACCACGCTGCCGCCGGTTATTCAGCGCAATATTCTGGAAAACCCGGGCTGGTACACGGCTTACACCCCCTACCAGGCCGAGATTGCCCAGGGCCGCCTCGAAGCGCTCATCAATTATCAGACCCTGATAATCAACCTCACCGGCCTGCCCATTGCTAACGCCAGCCTGCTCGACGAGGCCACGGCCGCCGCCGAGGCGCTGCACATGCTGCACTCGCAAACCAGAAAGAAGAATGCCAGCAAGTTTTTCGTGTCGGAGCAGGTGCTGCCCCAGACCATCGACGTGCTGCGCACCCGCGCCACCCCGCTGGGCATTGAGCTGGTAGTGGGCGACCACCGCACCGCCGACCTGAGCGACGAGGCGCTGTTTGGCGCCATCGTGCAGTATCCGGGGGCCAACGGGACGATTTTCGACTACCAGGAATTTATCGACACGGCGCACCAGCACGACCTGTTTGTGGTGATGGCCGCCGATTTGCTGGCCCTGACGCTCCTCACCTCGCCCGGCGAGCTGGGGGCCGATGTGTGCGTGGGCTCGTCGCAGCGCTTTGGCGTGCCCATGGGCTTTGGCGGTCCGCACGCGGGCTTCTTTTCGTGCAAAGACCAGTTTAAGCGCGTCATTCCGGGCCGTATTATCGGCCAGAGCGTGGATGCGGCCGGCAACAAAGCCTACCGCATGGCGCTGCAAACCCGCGAGCAGCACATCCGGCGCGAAAAAGCGACGAGTAACATCTGCACCGCGCAGGTGCTGCTGAGCGTGCTGGCCGGCATGTTTGCCGTGTACCACGGGCCGAAGGGCATCCGGCAGTTTGCCGTAAACACCCACCTCTTCACCCAGATTCTCGAAGCCGAGCTAAAAGGCCTGGGCGTAGAGCAGCTGAATGCCAACTACTTCGACACGCTGAGCCTGCGCCTCGAAAGCCACGAGCTGCAGCAAGCCCTGAAGACGGAGGCCGAGGCCGCCGGCCTCAACTTCCGCTACTACGAAGACACGCTGGTCGGCATCAGCCTGCACCAGAACGTGGAGTTTGACGACGTGCGCGACATCGTGGATGTATTTGCCAAAGTGCTCGGCAAAGAAGTAGCAACCTCCACCGCGCCCACCGTTGAAGCCGAGCTGACGCTGAGCTGGCCTACCAGCCTTCAGCGTACCAGCGAGTACCTGACGCACCCCGTCTTTAACTCGCACCACGCCGAGCATGAGATGCTGCGCTACATGAAGCACCTCGAAAACAAGGACCTGAGCCTCGCGCACAGCATGATTCCGCTGGGCTCGTGCACCATGAAGCTCAACGCCACGGCCGAGATGATACCCGTGACCTGGCCCGAAATCGGCCAGCTACATCCCTTTGCGCCGGCCGACCAGACCCTGGGCTACCAGCAGATTATCAAAGACCTGCAAGCCTGGCTGTGCGAGGTAACCGGCTTTGCGGCCGTTAGCCTCCAGCCCAACTCGGGGGCGCAGGGCGAATATGCCGGCCTGCTGGCCATCCGGGGCTACCACGAAGGCCGGGGCGATACGCACCGCACGGTGGCGCTCATTCCGGCTTCGGCCCACGGCACCAATCCGGCTTCGGCCGTTATGGCCGGCATGCAGGTAATAGTGGTGAAAAGCACCGAAGACGGCAACATCGACGTGGCCGACCTGCGCGCCAAGGCCGAGCAGTACGCCGACCGCCTCTCGTGCCTCATGGTGACGTACCCGAGCACGCACGGCGTGTATGAGGAAACGATTATCGAAATCTGCGCGCTCATTCACCAGCACGGCGGCCGCGTGTACATGGACGGTGCCAACATGAATGCCCAGGTGGGCCTCACCTCGCCCGCCGCCATCGGGGCCGATGTATGCCACCTGAATCTGCACAAAACGTTCTGCATTCCGCACGGCGGCGGCGGCCCCGGCGTGGGTCCCATCGGCGTGGTGGCCGACCTCATTCCCTACCTGCCCGGCCACGCCGTAGTGCCGGTGGAGGGCCGCAACCACGGGGCCGTATCGGCCGCGCCCTACGGCTCGGCCAGTATATTGCCAATTTCCTATGCTTACATCTCGATGATGGGCGGCGATGGCATTACGCGGGCTACCGAGCTGGCTATTCTGAACGCCAACTACATTAAGGCCCGCCTGGAGGAGCACTACCCGGTGCTGTACACCGGCCACCAGGGCCGCTGCGCCCACGAGATGATTCTGGACTGCCGCCACTTCAAGAAGGCGGGTATCGAGGTCGAAGACATTGCCAAGCGCCTGATGGACTACGGTTTCCACGCGCCCACGGTGAGCTTCCCGGTAGCCGGCACGCTCATGGTAGAGCCCACGGAGAGCGAGAGCAAGCAGGAGCTGGACCGCTTTTGCGAGGCCATGATTTCGATTCGCAAGGAAATTGCCGAAGTCGAGGCCGGCCGCGCCGACCAGAAGGAAAACGTGCTCAAGCACGCCCCCCACACGGCCGCCGTGGTGCTCACCGAGGCCTGGACGCGCCCCTACACCCGCGAGCAGGCCGTGTACCCGCTGCCCTACGTGCGCCTGGCCAAGTTCTGGCCCAGCGTGAGCCGCATCGACTCGGCCTACGGCGACCGCAACCTCATTTGCAGCTGCACGCCCATGGAAGAATACGCCGACGAAGCCGAGCAGCTGGTAGCTACCGACAAAGGCCCATCGTACTAA
- a CDS encoding DUF4136 domain-containing protein, which produces MNRITRFLARPTALAATGLALALALGSCATTANVGVSSDFDHAVNFRNYHTWAWYPKQTNDTEGGPAKGYESFTDQRIRDAVSKDLTAKGLTETTSNPDVYVAYSVRVENKQQVSGYPYGGYGYPYYGYGYGGFGGYPYGGGAYNYKAGTVIIDIVDARRKELAWRGTGQAQLNQNSISEEETYRIVNSVLSNYPPTDVRRPAAVR; this is translated from the coding sequence ATGAACCGCATCACTCGTTTTCTGGCCCGGCCGACTGCACTTGCGGCAACGGGCCTGGCGCTGGCCCTCGCACTGGGCTCCTGCGCTACTACCGCCAACGTGGGCGTGTCGAGCGACTTCGACCACGCTGTCAACTTCCGTAACTACCACACCTGGGCCTGGTACCCCAAGCAAACCAACGATACCGAAGGCGGCCCGGCCAAAGGCTACGAGTCGTTTACCGACCAGCGCATCCGCGATGCGGTGAGCAAAGACCTCACGGCCAAGGGCCTGACCGAAACAACGAGCAACCCCGATGTGTACGTAGCCTACAGCGTGCGCGTCGAGAACAAGCAGCAGGTATCGGGCTATCCGTATGGTGGCTACGGCTACCCCTACTACGGCTATGGTTACGGCGGCTTTGGCGGCTACCCCTACGGTGGGGGCGCCTATAACTACAAGGCCGGCACGGTCATCATCGACATCGTGGATGCCCGCCGCAAAGAGCTGGCGTGGCGCGGCACGGGCCAGGCCCAGCTCAACCAGAACAGCATCTCGGAGGAGGAAACCTACCGCATCGTCAACAGCGTGCTGAGCAACTATCCGCCCACCGATGTGCGCCGCCCGGCGGCCGTTCGCTAA
- the lipA gene encoding lipoyl synthase, which translates to MLSLPIIQAEPIAPVAPARLRKPDWLRVKLPIGPDYAAVRKLVDEHKLHTICESGNCPNMGECWGAGTATFMILGNVCTRSCSFCAVATGRPTELDLDEPRRVAEAIALMKVKHAVLTSVNRDELKDRGASVWRDTVVFTKQLSPETTIETLIPDVKANWEALDVMISGGQEVISHNMETVGSLYRLVRPQAKYDRSLEQIRRTKLAGHRTKSGIMLGLGEKADEVHQAMDDLVANGLDILTLGQYLQPTKRHLEVAEFIHPEVFAQYKEEGLRRGLKYVESGPLVRSSYHAERHVNVPI; encoded by the coding sequence CTGCTCTCTCTGCCCATTATTCAGGCCGAACCAATTGCGCCCGTGGCGCCGGCCCGCCTGCGCAAGCCCGACTGGCTGCGCGTGAAGCTGCCCATTGGCCCCGACTACGCCGCCGTGCGCAAGCTGGTAGATGAGCACAAGCTGCATACGATATGTGAGTCGGGCAACTGCCCCAATATGGGCGAGTGCTGGGGCGCGGGCACGGCCACGTTTATGATTCTGGGTAATGTGTGCACCCGCTCGTGCTCGTTTTGCGCCGTGGCCACGGGCCGCCCCACCGAGCTCGACCTCGACGAGCCCCGGCGCGTGGCCGAAGCCATTGCCCTTATGAAAGTAAAGCACGCCGTGCTTACCTCCGTAAACCGCGACGAGCTGAAAGACCGCGGGGCCAGCGTGTGGCGCGATACTGTCGTCTTCACCAAGCAGCTGAGCCCCGAAACCACCATCGAAACGCTAATCCCCGATGTGAAAGCCAACTGGGAAGCCCTCGACGTGATGATTTCGGGCGGCCAGGAAGTGATTTCGCACAACATGGAAACTGTGGGCAGCCTCTACCGCCTGGTGCGCCCCCAGGCCAAGTACGACCGCTCGCTGGAGCAAATCCGGCGCACCAAGCTGGCCGGGCACCGCACCAAGTCGGGCATTATGCTGGGCCTGGGCGAGAAAGCCGACGAAGTACACCAGGCGATGGATGACCTCGTAGCCAATGGCCTCGACATTCTTACCCTGGGCCAGTACCTGCAGCCCACCAAGCGCCACCTCGAAGTAGCCGAGTTTATCCACCCCGAAGTATTTGCACAATACAAGGAAGAAGGCCTGCGGCGCGGCCTGAAGTACGTCGAAAGCGGCCCGCTGGTACGCTCGTCGTACCACGCCGAGCGCCACGTCAACGTGCCGATTTAA
- a CDS encoding OsmC family protein: protein MSTSHTTATARYEGHLRTEATHTASGTVIQTDAPVDNHGRGEAFSPTDLVGTALGTCILTTMAIVAERHQLNLVGSSFKMEKIMSPEPPRRIAQLNVELHLPAALSPADRTLMERTAHTCPVALSLNPEIRQEVRFVYE, encoded by the coding sequence ATGAGCACGTCCCACACCACCGCTACCGCCCGCTACGAGGGCCACCTGCGCACCGAAGCTACGCATACTGCTTCGGGCACCGTTATCCAAACCGATGCCCCGGTTGATAACCACGGGCGCGGCGAAGCGTTTTCGCCGACCGACCTCGTGGGTACTGCCCTGGGCACCTGCATTCTGACGACGATGGCTATCGTGGCCGAGCGCCATCAGCTAAATCTGGTAGGTAGTTCGTTTAAGATGGAAAAAATTATGAGCCCTGAGCCGCCGCGCCGCATTGCGCAGCTCAATGTTGAGCTGCACCTGCCCGCTGCCCTCAGCCCCGCCGACCGCACCCTGATGGAGCGAACGGCGCACACCTGCCCGGTTGCCCTGAGCCTGAACCCGGAAATACGGCAAGAGGTTCGGTTTGTGTACGAGTAA